A genomic stretch from Helianthus annuus cultivar XRQ/B chromosome 1, HanXRQr2.0-SUNRISE, whole genome shotgun sequence includes:
- the LOC110945052 gene encoding cytochrome b561 and DOMON domain-containing protein At5g47530, whose translation MNQFPTKFGGVLLSFTIMTTMFSSTFGKTCSNYAFASNKIFSSCNDLPVLNSYLHYTYNQSSRTLKIAYRHTNVGSSHWVAWAINPTSQGMAGSQAIVAFQQSSGKMKVYTSPVTGMTTQLVEGDLSFPVTDLSAMHSNNEIIIFATLDLKNMSTKLNQVWQDGHVSNDAPMGHSTSGDNIKSMGTLNVLKGQSGSAQGSGSTKTKKRNIHGILNAVGWGIMMPLGAIMARYVRVFESLDPAWFYLHVTCQTSAYIIGVAGWATGIRLGSQSPGIQFTTHRIIGIILFCVATLQVVALLVRPRKDHKYRIYWNIYHHSLGYGIIVLAIINIFKGFDILQPEKKWKRSYGGIIIMLAIIAVVLEAYTWFVVLKRKKASKSEKMSNGSNGHNGYGVATNSRG comes from the exons atgaaccaaTTTCCCACGAAGTTTGGGGGGGTACTTTTGTCATTTACTATAATGACAACTATGTTTTCATCAACATTTGGTAAAACTTGCTCGAACTATGCATTTGCAAGCAACAAAATATTCAGTTCTTGCAATGACCTCCCAGTGTTGAACTCTTATCTCCATTACACTTACAACCAATCTTCCAGAACCCTCAAAATCGCGTACCGCCACACGAATGTGGGTTCTTCGCATTGGGTCGCGTGGGCCATCAATCCAACTTCTCAAGGCATGGCTGGCTCACAAGCAATTGTGGCATTCCAGCAATCCAGTGGCAAGATGAAGGTTTACACTTCACCTGTTACAGGTATGACCACTCAGTTGGTAGAAGGCGACTTGAGTTTCCCGGTTACTGACTTGTCGGCTATGCATTCGAATAATGAGATTATTATTTTTGCCACTTTGGATTTAAAAAATATGAGCACCAAACTTAATCAAGTTTGGCAAGATGGTCATGTTTCAAATGATGCACCTATGGGCCATTCTACATCTGGTGACAATATTAAGTCTATGGGTACACTAAATGTTCTCAAGGGCCAATCTGGGAGTGCACAAGGATCAGGAAGcacaaaaacaaagaaaagaaat ATTCATGGTATCCTAAATGCAGTCGGCTGGGGGATCATGATGCCTCTTGGTGCTATAATGGCGAGATATGTTAGGGTGTTCGAATCACTAGACCCTGCATGGTTCTACCTACATGTGACTTGTCAAACATCTGCATACATCATTGGAGTAGCCGGTTGGGCCACCGGAATCCGGCTAGGCAGTCAGTCTCCGGGGATCCAGTTCACAACTCACAGAATCATCGGCATCATCCTCTTCTGTGTGGCCACCCTCCAG GTAGTTGCGTTGCTTGTAAGGCCAAGGAAGGATCACAAATACAGAATTTATTGGAACATCTACCACCATTCACTCGGATACGGTATCATCGTTCTCGCAATCATCAACATATTCAAAGGTTTTGATATTTTACAGCCGGAAAAGAAATGGAAAAGATCTTATGGTGGCATTATCATAATGTTAGCCATTATAGCAGTCGTTTTAGAAGCTTACACATGGTTTGTGGTGTTAAAGAGGAAAAAGGCTTCAAAATCGGAGAAGATGAGTAATGGTAGCAATGGCCATAACGGATATGGTGTGGCAACAAATAGTCGAGGTTGA